In Chaetodon trifascialis isolate fChaTrf1 chromosome 6, fChaTrf1.hap1, whole genome shotgun sequence, one DNA window encodes the following:
- the susd2 gene encoding sushi domain-containing protein 2, with protein sequence MTATLRGAIFLCGIFLVSLSKTAGQTCRGQCGHILEECSCRTTCVSLLNCCADYNQSCFQVVPHSSSMLGGRALRISSLVLHPGGSLLCRFKGEIEREGFIDAEGHAYCISPLLYETGWIPFAVSTNGKTFDRSGEYLSVHPSKVDPAFEVTLVNATQWQYYGTPNMAGRLKMTWNSSLIGAEKVNVELWGYREFSSSAEVANGSLQAELRYLYSLSRNISNTGAFSFIPVPSQDYSDWELGNIRITASSKPDGARDVQGLWSGGHVLAWHLEQAFRDDSAAWAKSKCLQWDVLEKKLPNFLDELIDCPCTLAQARADTGRFHADYSCDIERGSVCTYHPGSIHCVRAIQASPTHGSGQQCCYDSTGALMLTGDSVGGSTPDRAHDWGAPPYREPPRVPGYSHWLYDVMSFYYCCLWSDRCHIYFNRRPSSRCQNYEPPRAGVVLGDPHFVTFDGLSYTFNGKGEFYLVSSPDRELSVQARTEQVKLKNGTLARATWLSSVAMKEKASDVVEVRLSEGQLQVLRNQKVLPFSEQRWMDLHGVFVFAPSPQDVTVIFLSGAGVEVHVREGTMAATVLLPTEFTNHTQGLLGLMNSNPSDDLVTQAGEVISSADATSEQIFTFGAGWNISKKSSLFTYDSEYLLDNYYFPPSRDPVFIPAFSLPEGPDDPLVADMLRVCFGEGAKFCEYDTLTTRSLTMGNATLRAYQNHRAQTAALEPVVSCGWLPTPRNGKKNGTHYLEGNTLSFTCSQGYVLYGSTERTCLKDGTWTGEQPYCITDDNVGFVLGAIGSLSALVTMGVMVHLHNRKQDREKKEKLDQMVTQEQTC encoded by the exons GTTTCCAGGTGGTGCCTCACTCCAGCTCCATGCTGGGTGGACGAGCTCTGAGGATCTCCAGTTTGGTCCTTCATCCTGGTGGGAGCCTTCTCTGCAG GTTCAAAGGAGAGATTGAGCGAGAAGGGTTCATTGATGCTGAAGGCCATGCTTACTGCATCTCTCCTTTATTGTATGAGACAGGCTGGATACCGTTTGCTGTCTCAACAAATGGGAAAACTTTTGACAGATCAGGAGAGTACTTGTCAG TCCACCCCAGTAAAGTGGATCCAGCCTTCGAAGTCACCCTGGTGAATGCAACACAGTGGCAGTACTACGGCACGCCGAACATGGCAGGACGGCTTAAGATGACGTGGAACAGCTCTTTGATTGGGGCAGAGAAGGTCAATGTAGAGCTGTGGGGTTACAGAGAGTTCAGCAGCAGCGCAGAGGTGGCGAATGGGTCTCTGCAGGCCGAGCTGCGCTATCTCTACTCTCTCAGCAGGAATATATCCAACACTGGTGCCTTCAGCTTCATCCCCGTGCCCTCACAGGACTACTCTGACTGGGAGTTGGGGAATATCCGGATCACTGCTAGTTCTAAGCCAGATGGAGCAAG GGATGTCCAGGGGCTCTGGAGTGGAGGTCATGTCTTAGCCTGGCACCTGGAGCAGGCTTTCAGAGATGACTCCGCAGCCTGGGCCAAGAGCAAGTGTCTGCAGTGGGATGTCTTGGAGAAGAAGCTGCCCAACTTCCTGGATGAGCTCATAGACTGTCCTTGCACTCTGGCGCAGGCCCGAGCAGACACAGGCAGGTTTCAC GCTGACTATAGTTGTGACATTGAGAGGGGCAGTGTCTGCACTTATCATCCAGGTAGCATCCATTGTGTCAGAGCAATTCAGGCCAG TCCTACACATGGTTcagggcagcagtgctgctatGACAGCACAGGCGCTCTGATGCTGACAGGAGACTCAGTCGGTGGGAGCACACCAGACAGGGCTCACGACTGGGGTGCACCTCCGTACCGGGAGCCACCACGGGTGCCGGGGTACTCCCACTGGCTTTACGATGTCATGAGTTTCTACTACTGCTGCCTGTGGTCTGACCGCTGCCACATCTACTTCAACCGTCGACCCTCTAGCAGATGTCAGAACTATGAGCCCCCAAGAGCTG GTGTTGTCCTCGGCGATCCGCATTTCGTAACGTTCGACGGCCTCAGCTACACCTTCAATGGCAAAGGAGAGTTTTACCTTGTGTCTTCGCCAGACAGAGAGCTGAGTGTTCAGGCCAGAACAGAACAGGTGAAACTTAAGAACG GCACCTTGGCCAGAGCCACGTGGCTGTCATCAGTGGCTATGAAGGAGAAGGCCTCTGATGTCGTCGAGGTACGTCTCTCAGAGGGCCAGCTTCAGGTGCTGAGGAACCAAAAGGTCCTTCCTTTCAGTGAGCAGAGATGGATGGACCTACACG gagtgtttgtgtttgcccCCAGTCCTCAGGACGTGACGGTAATCTTCCTCTCTGGTGCTGGTGTGGAGGTTCATGTACGTGAAGGAACCATGGCAGCGACCGTCCTGCTTCCAACAGAGTTCACCAACCACACTCAGGGTCTCCTCGGCCTCATGAACTCCAACCCATCAGATGACCTGGTGACCCAAGCAGGCGAGGTCATCTCCTCAGCCGATGCCACGTCGGAGCAAATCTTCACCTTTGGAGCAGGCT GGAACATTTCAAAGAAGTCCTCCCTTTTCACATATGACTCAGAGTACCTTTTGGACAACTACTATTTCCCACCAAGCCGCGATCCTGTGTTCATTCCTGCCTTTTCTCTACCTGAGGGACCTGATGACCCTCTGGTGGCAGACATGTTGAGGGTGTGCTTTGGAGAAGGGGCGAAGTTCTGTGAATATGATACGCTGACCACTCGGAGCCTCACAATGGGAAACGCTACACTCAGGGCCTACCAGAATCATCGGGCCCAAACGGCAGCTCTGGAGCCAG TGGTGTCCTGCGGCTGGCTTCCCACACCCAGGAATGGCAAGAAGAATGGGACACATTACTTGGAGGGGAACACTCTGAGCTTCACCTGCAGTCAAGGCTACGTACTGTACGGCTCTACAGAGCGCACTTGTCTGAAGGATGGGACCTGGACAGGAGAGCAACCCTACTGCATAACAG ATGATAACGTGGGGTTTGTACTTGGCGCCATTGGTTCCCTCTCAGCGCTGGTCACAATGGGGGTAATGGTCCATCTGCACAACAGGAAGCAAGACAG agagaagaaggagaaactGGACCAGATGGTGACTCAAGAACAAACTTGCTAA